The following proteins are encoded in a genomic region of Strix aluco isolate bStrAlu1 chromosome 23, bStrAlu1.hap1, whole genome shotgun sequence:
- the ROBO4 gene encoding roundabout homolog 4 isoform X4, whose amino-acid sequence MAGGWATALGLGLCLTALPWGGCHPPSTATAPQSAAALRENFRLQPGDLVATAGQALELDCVPPSGHPEPCVTWKKDGVTLDLAGDRYTVTNGKLRVAPARRSDSGLYVCVAANAAGERESRGARVSVLEKPTITRHPSDAMVVAGSTVELGCSAQGDPAPRVQWHKERGDLPWGRHEVDQENTLRLYAVTPTDAGTYVCTAQSQLGTAAATARLRVEDQAPPGRREAAPRDPLAVRLHLDNGTVLPAAAVRLRWRMVMPVPVLVGYTVLYRCLLPASTSWVQHDAGRELSAIIPALRRGYKYEFKVRPYAGGTQGLDSNSRYLWIPEEVPSAAPQHVTVGQAETGNGSVVVSWEPPPPEAHNGIIQGYKVWSVGEGLQHPTNRTVDGGTHRLEALHPNPGAEFCVQVAAFNGAGLGVPSNATCGILGMMAGSTGVARVLRQPAVIAATGSLLWLALLALLLLLCQHRASQDAAARHRLMAGDSPWLGGPWKPGCAPQNLSSSSSLSSRLLGSDGRDPHPSTLSLEPSSLGPPTSPNRSSLHGGHPLPLGDTGCCDRGHPGVCTEPSTPNPAPWERIRKRELHQVHSTPVLTGGPGHVPVTRNGGEWGMDFGLAAGWPQQRGHDGDTATAVMAGGDRQQLPVFSSPKPRRGSASLASGVTGTPPRPPHGWHPPVTRSPPTVCPRDTSPVTRHLKDMSLVTGIPRDASPATQHTRDTFLVTESPRDVSPVTKNPRNMSLVTEHPKDKFLASKHPKAVSPVTRHPRDMSPATRHPKDPSPATRHQRDTILATSHPEDMSLVTRCPRDMSPVTRHPRNPSPVTKSQRDMSPATRHPEDMSPDIRHPRDRSPVTRLPKEKSPATGHHRDKALATRYPEDMSPPTRHPRDTFPATGHSRDTSPVPRHPEEMSPGPGHCRDKFLGSRYPKDMSPATRHPRDPSPVTRHPGDTFLATRYPKDMSLVTRHPKDTSPVPRHPEEMSPVPGHCKDTFLGSRYPEDMSPAMGHPKDTSPANKHLRDTSSVTRHPEKMSPATGHQRDMSLGNRHPRDMLLAIRYPKDMSPATRHPRDKSPVTGRLSPAFSDGVLTPQRVAEDLEMDQDITRPSLPAPTTPRSFSPPHTYGYIYGPPASELGEEEEEEEEEEERPASRGSPGGSLLNGWGSVSEDNFASARCSLVSSCDGSFLLDASFARALAVAVDGLCFGLEDTDRAYGGLSPPPSPLEGIFSPGVPIPTWDWGTALGVPQGVGMEAAAGIPQHGGHGSGSGSPWASVGGESGTGGTGAGCRTQQGQSPLSSAKIQLY is encoded by the exons atGGCGGGCGGCTGGGCGACGGCGCTGGGCCTGGGGCTCTGCCTCACCGCGCTGCCCTGGGGAG GCTGccacccccccagcacagccacggCACCCCAAAGCGCAGCTG CGCTGCGGGAAAATTTCCGCCTGCAGCCGGGTGATTTGGTGGCCACGGCGGGGCAAGCGTTGGAGCTGGACTGCGTCCCCCCCTCGGGGCACCCCGAACCCTGCGTCACCTGGAAGAAGGATGGGGTGACCTTGGACTTGGCGGGTGACCGGTACACAGTCACCAACGGGAAGTTGCGGGTGGCACCGGCGCGCCGGAGCGACTCCGGGCTCTACGTCTGCGTGGCGGCCAACGCGGCGGGCGAGAGGGAGAGCCGGGGCGCCCGCGTCTCCGTCCTGG AGAAGCCCACCATCACGCGGCACCCGAGTGACGCCATGGTGGTGGCCGGCAGCACCGTGGAGCTGGGCTGCAGCGCCCAAGGTGACCCGGCGCCGCGGGTGCAGTGGCACAAGGAACGTGGGGACCTGCCCTGGGGCAG GCATGAGGTGGACCAGGAGAACACGTTGCGCCTCTATGCTGTGACGCCCACCGACGCCGGCACCTACGTGTGTACGGCACAGAGCCAGCTGggcaccgccgccgccaccgcccgcctCCGCGTGGAGG acCAGGCGCCGCCGGGCCGGCGGGAGGCTGCGCCACGGGACCCGCTGGCCGTGCGGCTGCACCTGGACAACGGCACCGTGCTGCCCGCTGCCGCCGTCCGTCTCCGCTGGCGG ATGGTGATGCCGGTGCCGGTGCTGGTGGGGTACACGGTGCTGTAccgctgcctgctccctgccagcacctcctGGGTGCAACACGACGCGGGCAGGGAGCTCAGCGCCATCATCCCCGCGCTCCGCAGGGGCTACAAGTACGAGTTCAAGGTCCGACCCTACGCTGGAGGGACCCAGGGCTTGGACAGCAACAGCAGGTACCTCTGGATACCCGAGGAAG TGCCGAGCGCGGCGCCCCAACACGTCACCGTGGGCCAGGCTGAGACGGGGAACGGCAGCGTGGTCGTGAGCTGGGAGCCACCTCCTCCTGAGGCCCACAATGGCATCATCCAGGGCTACAAG GTCTGGTCAGTGGGCGAGGGCTTGCAGCACCCCACCAACAGGACAGTGGACGGAGGCACCCACCGCCTGGAAGCCCTCCACCCAAACCCTGGGGCCGAATTCTGTGTCCAGGTGGCAGCTTTCAACGGcgcagggctgggggtccccagcaATGCCACCTGCGGCATCCTGG GGATGATGGCGGGGAGCACTGGGGTGGCACGGGTGCTGCGGCAGCCCGCCGTCATCGCGGCCACTGGCTCGCTGCTCTGGTTGGCCTTGCTcgccctccttctcctcctctgccagcaccGTGCCAGTCAGGACGCTGCGGCTCGCCACAG GCTGATGGCTGGTGACTCGCCGTGGCTTGGTGGTCCCTGGAAACCTGGCTGTGCCCCCCaaaacctcagcagcagcagcagcctcagcagccGGCTCCTGGGCAGTGACGGCAGGGACCCCCACCCCTCTA CCCTGTCCTTGGAGCCGTCAAGCCTTGGTCCCCCCACATCCCCAAACCGCAGCAGCCTCCACGGGGGGCACCCACTGCCCCTTGGGGACACGGGATGCTGTGACAGGGGGCATCCTGGGGTGTGCACCGAGCCCAGCACCCCGAACCCAGCACCCTGGGAGCGCATCCGCAAGCGAG AGCTGCACCAAGTGCACAGCACCCCGGTGCTCACGGGTGGCCCTGGGCACGTCCCCGTCACCAGGAACGGAGGCGAGTGGGGGATGGATTTTGGGCTGGCAGCTGGGTGGCCTCAGCAAAGGGGACATGATGGTGACACCGCCACTGCTGTGATGGCTGGAGGGGACCGACAGCAGCTGCCAGTCTTCAGCTCCCCAAAACCACGTCGAGGCAGTGCCTCACTGGCCTCTGGTGTCACTGGGACACCCCCAAGACCACCCCATGGCTGGCACCCACCAGTGACCCG GTCCCCACCCACTGTGTGCCCCAGGGATACATCTCCAGTCACCAGGCACCTGAAGGACATGTCCCTGGTCACTGGGATACCCAGGGATGCATCTCCAGCCACCCAGCACACCAGGGACACATTCCTGGTCACCGAGAGCCCCAGGGATGTGTCACCAGTCACCAAGAACCCCAGGAACATGTCCCTGGTCACTGAGCACCCCAAGGACAAGTTCCTGGCCAGCAAGCATCCCAAGGCTGTGTCACCAGTCACCAGGCATCCCAGAGACATGTCACCGGCCACCAGGCACCCCAAGGACCCATCACCAGCCACCAGGCACCAGAGGGACACAATCCTGGCCACCAGTCACCCTGAGGACATGTCCCTGGTCACCAGGTGCCCCAGGGACATGTCCCCAGTCACCAGACACCCCAGGAACCCATCACCAGTGACCAAGAGCCAGAGAGACATGTCACCAGCCACCAGGCACCCTGAGGACATGTCCCCAGACATCAGACACCCAAGGGACAGGTCTCCAGTCACTAGGCTCCCCAAGGAGAAGTCCCCAGCCACTGGGCACCACAGGGACAAGGCCCTGGCCACCAG GTACCCTGAGGACATGTCACCACCCACCAGGCATCCCAGGGACACATTCCCAGCCACTGGGCACTCCAGGGACACATCCCCAGTCCCCAGGCACCCTGAGGAGATGTCCCCAGGCCCTGGGCACTGCAGGGACAAGTTCTTGGGCAGCAGGTACCCCAAGGACATGTCCCCAGCCACGAGGCATCCCAGGGACCCATCACCAGTGACCAGGCACCCAGGGGACACATTTCTGGCCACCAGATACCCAAAGGACATGTCACTGGTCACCAGGCATCCCAAGGACACATCCCCAGTCCCCAGGCACCCTGAGGAGATGTCTCCAGTCCCTGGTCACTGCAAGGACACATTCTTGGGCAGCAG GTACCCTGAGGACATGTCGCCAGCCATGGGGCATCCCAAGGACACATCCCCAGCCAACAAGCACCTGAGGGACACGTCCTCAGTCACCAGGCACCCTGAAAAGATGTCCCCAGCCACTGGACACCAGAGGGACATGTCCTTGGGCAACAG GCACCCAAGAGACATGTTGCTGGCCATCAGGTACCCCAAGGACATGTCCCCAGCCACCAGGCACCCAAGGGACAAGTCACCGGTCACTGGGCGCCTCTCACCAGCATTCAGCGATGGGGTTCTCACGCCGCAGCGGGTGGCCGAGGACCTGGAGATGGACCAGGACATCACCCGCCCCAG CCTCCCAGCACCAACCACGCCACGGTCCTTCTCACCACCACACACCTATGGCTACATCTATGGGCCACCAGCCTCTGAGCTGGgcgaagaggaggaggaagaggaggaggaggaagagcggcCAGCATCAAGGGGCTCACCAGGGGGGTCACTGCTGAATGGCTGGGGGTCTGTCTCAGAGGACAACTTTGCCAGTGCCCGCTGCAGTTTGGTGAGCTCCTGCGATGGCTCCTTCCTCCTGGATGCCAGCTTTGCCCGGGCGCTGGCCGTGGCCGTTGATGGCCTCTGCTTTGGCCTCGAGGACACCGATAGGGCCTATGGGG GTCTctcaccaccaccatcaccctTGGAGGGGATCTTCTCACCTGGGGTCCCCATCCCTACCTGGGACTGGGGAACAGCGCTGGGGGTCCCCCAGGGAGTCGGGATGGAGGCAGCCGCAGGCATCCCGCAGCATG gtgGCCACGGGTCAGGGAGTGGCAGTCCCTGGGCCAGTGTGGGTGGCGAGTCGGGGACAGGAGGGACGGGAGCAGGATGCCGGACACAGCAAGGCCAGAGTCCCCTCAGCTCAGCTAAAATCCAGCTTTATTAA